One window of Lepeophtheirus salmonis chromosome Z, UVic_Lsal_1.4, whole genome shotgun sequence genomic DNA carries:
- the Psf3 gene encoding DNA replication complex GINS protein PSF3, with amino-acid sequence MSYLDLHDIVATASRIPVKTNEALPSLGFVDPSLGLEDLPDNYKFELPLWMVLPLIRHGLEPDYPKSYSVGQREILEADPTVVDLHKSGPYFYENGRYLISKIGTHPFAEKLGKILPDVLRKRFRMIMDSSQHADDGDALHQKAKLDILERELFSQGQESKRQATSWFKRKTGQIQTATMVSRHYKRKASVLE; translated from the exons ATGTCATACTTGGACCTACATGACATTGTGGCAACGGCTTCGAGAATCCCTGTTAAAACAAATGAGGCATTGCCTTCCCTTGGCTTTGTAGATCCTTCCCTAGGACTTGAGGACTTACCGGATaactataaatttgaattaccACTATGGATGGTTCTTCCACTCATTCGCCATGGACTGGAGCCGGACTATCCCAAGTCTTATAGTGTTGGGCAACGCGAAATCCTTGAAGCAGATCCTACAGTTGTCGACTTGCACAAGTCCGGCCCTTATTTCTACGAAAATGGACGTTATCTCATTtcaaaaatag GAACGCACCCTTTTGCAGAGAAACTGGGTAAAATCCTCCCCGATGTGCTTCGTAAACGCTTTCGAATGATAATGGACTCATCTCAGCATGCGGATGATGGAGATGCCCTACATCAGAAAGCCAAATTGGATATTTTAGAGAGGGAGCTGTTTTCGCAAGGACAAGAATCTAAACGACAGGCCACATCCTGGTTTAAGAGAAAAACGGGGCAAATTCAAACAGCGACTATGGTATCGAGACACTATAAAAGGAAAGCGAGTGTTCTGGAAtaa
- the LOC121130005 gene encoding tubulin alpha chain: protein MRECISVHVGQAGCQIGNACWELYCLEHGIQPNGHMPSDKVLGSGDDSFNTFFSETGAGKHVPRAVFVDLEPTVVDEVRTGVYRQLFHPEQLITGKEDAANNYARGHYTIGKEIVDLVLDRVRKLADQCTGLQGFLIFHSFGGGTGSGFTSLLMERLSVDYGKKSKLEFSVYPAPQVATAVVEPYNSILTTHTTLEHSDCSFMVDNEAIYDICRRNIDIERPTYTNLNRLIGQIVSSITASLRFDGALNVDLTEFQTNLVPYPRIHFPLVTYAPVISAEKAYHEQLSVSEITNACFEPANQMVKCDPRHGKYMACCMLYRGDVVPKDVNAAIATIKTKRSIQFVDWCPTGFKVGINYQPPTVVPGGDLAKVPRAVCMLSNTTAIAEAWARLDHKFDLMYAKRAFVHWYVGEGMEEGEFSEAREDLAALEKDYEEVGMDSLEGEEEEDGQEY, encoded by the exons ATG cGTGAATGTATCTCTGTACATGTCGGTCAAGCTGGTTGTCAAATCGGCAACGCCTGCTGGGAACTCTACTGCTTGGAACATGGGATCCAGCCTAATGGTCACATGCCCTCTGATAAAGTATTAGGCTCTGGAGATGACTCCTTTAACACCTTCTTCTCAGAAACGGGTGCAGGGAAACACGTTCCTAGAGCTGTCTTCGTGGATCTCGAACCTACAGTCGTGG atGAGGTTCGAACTGGCGTTTATAGGCAGTTGTTTCACCCTGAGCAATTAATTACGGGCAAGGAAGATGCCGCCAATAACTACGCCCGAGGACACTACACGATCGGAAAGGAAATCGTGGACTTGGTTCTTGACAGAGTTCGGAAACTAGCAGACCAATGCACGGGTCTTCAAGGATTTCTTATCTTTCACTCATTTGGAGGAGGAACCGGCTCTGGTTTCACCTCTCTTCTCATGGAACGTCTCTCTGTCGACTATGGTAAGAAGTCCAAATTGGAGTTCTCCGTTTACCCTGCACCACAA GTTGCCACTGCAGTTGTTGAACCCTACAATTCTATCCTAACCACCCATACAACACTTGAGCATTCCGATTGTTCATTTATGGTAGACAATGAAGCTATTTATGACATCTGCCGCAGAAATATCGACATTGAACGCCCCACCTACACCAATTTGAACAGGCTCATTGGACAAATTGTCTCCTCCATTACGGCTTCCCTTCGTTTTGATGGAGCTCTTAATGTAGATCTCACTGAGTTCCAAACTAATCTTGTTCCTTACCCAAGAATTCATTTCCCATTGGTGACCTATGCCCCAGTCATCTCTGCTGAAAAGGCCTATCACGAGCAACTCTCCGTTTCAGAGATCACTAACGCTTGCTTTGAGCCTGCAAATCAAATGGTCAAATGTGATCCTAGACATGGAAAATACATGGCATGTTGCATGCTTTACCGTGGTGACGTCGTACCTAAGGACGTCAATGCTGCTATTGCTACCATTAAAACTAAGAGGTCCATTCAATTTGTGGATTGGTGCCCCACTGGCTTCAAGGTTGGTATCAACTATCAACCCCCTACTGTTGTTCCTGGAGGAGACTTGGCTAAGGTACCCAGAGCTGTATGCATGTTGTCAAACACTACAGCCATTGCTGAGGCTTGGGCCCGTCTTGACCATAAGTTTGATCTTATGTACGCTAAGAGAGCTTTTGTACATTGGTATGTTGGAGAAGGTATGGAAGAAGGAGAATTCTCTGAGGCTAGAGAGGATCTGGCTGCCCTCGAGAAAGACTACGAAGAGGTAGGAATGGACTCTTTGGAgggtgaagaagaagaagatggtCAAGAGTACTAA